A stretch of DNA from Methylobacterium sp. CB376:
GGTGATGGAACAAGAGTCGTTGCGAATCGATGACCGGCGAGAGACAAGCGGAAACGGGGGTGCGCGGCACCCGAGGACTCGCTGACGCCGACGATGCCGATGGTTCACGCCCACTTCCTGATCACCGGACCGCTCGCGGCGGCGCAGCGCGGCGCGCCGGGTTCCGGACCCGGTCGAAGGCCGCCCCGAGTGCCCGGCGCGGGGCGGGCGCGCGCGCCTCTGGGTCCGGTGAGCCGTGCCCGCAGCGCGTCCGCCGCGTGCCTGCGGTGCGCGAGCGAGCGGAACAGCCGCATGTCGAGGGGGATGTCGGCCTCGGCGGGCCCCGCGCGGGCGCGGCAGCCGGGCGAGCCCGTGACCGTCGCGCGCCATGCCCTGCGGCGTCGCCGCGAGGTCGAAGGTCGGGACCGTTTCGCCGCCGGCGAGGTCCGCCCGCGCCGCCCGGCTGAGCCGAATGGCATCGGCAATCCGGCTCAGCCTCGTCTCGCATCATTGTTCGCCGCCGAACCGGTGACCCCTTCGGCGAATGATGCTTAGCTGCGCGGCCCGACAGGAGGGCCGCGCATGCGCATCGTCGACGTCCGCGAGATCACCAAGCCGATCGCCTCGCCGATCCGCAACGCCTATATCGACTTCACGAAGATGACGACGAGCCTCGTCGCGGTGGTCACCGACGTGGTGCGCGACGGGCGCCGGGTCGTCGGCTACGGCTTCAACTCCAACGGCCGCTACGGCCAGGGCGGGCTGATCCGCGAGCGCTTCCGCGACCGCCTGCTGGAGGCGCCCCCCGAGAGCCTGCTGAGCGAGGCCGGGGACACCCTCGACCCGCACCGGATCTGGGCCGCGCTGATGCGCAACGAGAAGCCCGGCGGCCACGGCGAGCGCTCGGTGGCGGTGGGCACCCTCGACATGGCGGTCTGGGACGCGGCCGCGAAGATCGCCGGCAAGCCGCTCTTCCGGATGCTGGCGGAGCGGGAGGGCCGGGAGGCCGACCCGCGCGTCTTCGTCTACGCGGCCGGGGGCTACTACTATCCGGGCAAGGACGACGCGGCGCTGCGGGCGGAGATGCGCAGCTACCTCGACCGCGGCTACACGGTCGTGAAGATGAAGATCGGCGGCGCCTCCCTGGCCGAGGATCGCCGCCGCATCGAGGCCGTGCTGGCCGAGATCGGCGGTCGGGCGCGGCTCGCCGTCGACGCGAACGGGCGCTTCGACCTCGAGACCGCCATCGCCTACGCCAAGATGCTGCGGGACTACCCGCTGTTCTGGTACGAGGAGGCGGGCGACCCCCTCGACTACGCCCTGCAGGCGGCGCTCGGCGGCTTCTATCCGGGGCCGATGGCGACGGGCGAGAACCTCTTCTCGCACCAGGACGCCCGCAACCTCCTGCGCTACGGCGGGATGCGGCCGGACCGCGACTGGCTGCAATTCGACTGCGCCCTCGCCTACGGGCTCGTCGAGTACCTGCGCATCCTCGACGTGCTCGCGGAATTCGGCTGGTCGCCCGCCCGCTGCATCCCGCATGGCGGGCACCAGATGTCGCTCAACATCGCGGCGGGGCTCGGGCTCGGCGGGAACGAGAGCTATCCGGACCTGTTCCAGCCCTACGGCGGCTTCCCGGACGGGGTGCGGGTCGAGGACGGGCACATCGTCATGCCCGACCTGCCGGGCATCGGCTTCGAGGGCAAGGCGGAGCTGATCCGGGTGATGCGGGACCTGGCGGAGTAGCGGGGCCGGCCCGGCGCGGCCTCATCCCCTCATGCCGGCCCGCCGGGCTCCCCGGCCGCGCGCGGCGCGTCGCCCCGCCCGGCGCCCGCGGCCCGGCGGCGCAGCACCAGCGGCGCCGCGTGCCAGAGGCCGAGGAGGCCGCACAGGCAGAGGATCCCGCCCGCGAGGCCCGCGCGACCGGATTCCAGCACCTTGGCGAGGACGACGCCGAGATCGGCCGCGATGCCGAGGGCCAGCGTCACGCTCGCGGCGAGCAGGAAGCGCGTCCCGAGGCGGTGGACCT
This window harbors:
- a CDS encoding mandelate racemase/muconate lactonizing enzyme family protein, with product MRIVDVREITKPIASPIRNAYIDFTKMTTSLVAVVTDVVRDGRRVVGYGFNSNGRYGQGGLIRERFRDRLLEAPPESLLSEAGDTLDPHRIWAALMRNEKPGGHGERSVAVGTLDMAVWDAAAKIAGKPLFRMLAEREGREADPRVFVYAAGGYYYPGKDDAALRAEMRSYLDRGYTVVKMKIGGASLAEDRRRIEAVLAEIGGRARLAVDANGRFDLETAIAYAKMLRDYPLFWYEEAGDPLDYALQAALGGFYPGPMATGENLFSHQDARNLLRYGGMRPDRDWLQFDCALAYGLVEYLRILDVLAEFGWSPARCIPHGGHQMSLNIAAGLGLGGNESYPDLFQPYGGFPDGVRVEDGHIVMPDLPGIGFEGKAELIRVMRDLAE